In Actinobacillus indolicus, a single genomic region encodes these proteins:
- a CDS encoding UDP-glucose:protein N-beta-glucosyltransferase, with protein MSENQQPSVIRFEKAVEEKNYELSCNELLDILGKLDNNFGGIQGIEIDLPKQLVLEKDTTIYFCTRMSVAITSLFQDPSLSISDKGAQRFLTLQRWISMLFASSPFVNADHILRTYNRAKDKTDPNNIELEATKNAFIKFCILYLPESNITLNLDAMWNLDPELCASLCFALQSPRFIGTPHSFSKRAAILQWFPEKLAQIKNLNNIPSAISHDVYMHCSYDVAENKHLVKKALNQVIRRHLVECGWTDRDVSHIGYKNGKPVMVVLLEHFHSAHSIYRTHSTSMIAAREHFYLIGLGGEAVDKAGQDVFDEFHLLKGDSIFDKLLFVKNICEKEGASILYMPSIGMDLNTIFASNTRLAPIQAVALGHPATTHSEFIEYVIVEDDYVGSEACFSETLLRLPKDALPYVPSALAPTNVEYRLRENPEVVNIGIASTTMKLNPYFLEALKAIRDRAKVKVHFHFALGQSSGVTHPYVEKFIKSFLGDSATAHPHTPYHQYLSILHNCDMMVNPFPFGNTNGIIDMVTLGLVGICKTGPEVHEHIDEGLFKRLGLPEWLIANTVDEYVERAIRLAENHQERLELRRHIIENNGLKTLFTGDPRPMGRVFLAKLNEWAAEHKVELTLLAESQALLPAKEEAPKKTVAKKASEKKAPEKKAETVAKKPSAKKSSPLKDAAEKLKKK; from the coding sequence ATGTCTGAAAATCAACAACCAAGTGTAATTCGCTTTGAAAAAGCGGTTGAAGAAAAAAATTACGAGCTATCTTGTAATGAACTATTAGATATTCTAGGCAAACTGGATAATAATTTTGGCGGCATACAAGGGATTGAAATTGATTTACCAAAACAGTTAGTTTTAGAGAAAGACACAACCATCTATTTCTGTACAAGGATGTCGGTGGCAATCACAAGTTTATTCCAAGATCCGAGTTTAAGTATTTCTGACAAGGGTGCTCAGAGATTTTTAACACTTCAACGTTGGATTTCAATGTTATTTGCAAGTTCTCCATTCGTGAATGCAGACCACATTTTAAGAACTTACAACCGCGCTAAAGATAAAACGGATCCAAATAATATCGAATTAGAGGCAACTAAAAATGCCTTTATCAAATTCTGTATTTTATATTTACCAGAATCTAATATCACATTGAATTTAGATGCTATGTGGAATTTAGATCCTGAGTTATGTGCGTCACTTTGTTTTGCGTTACAGTCACCACGTTTTATTGGAACACCACATTCATTTTCAAAAAGAGCCGCTATTTTACAGTGGTTCCCAGAAAAATTAGCTCAAATTAAAAATTTGAACAATATTCCAAGTGCGATTTCTCATGATGTGTATATGCACTGTAGCTATGATGTAGCAGAAAATAAGCATTTAGTGAAAAAAGCGCTAAACCAAGTTATCCGTCGTCATTTAGTGGAATGTGGTTGGACAGATAGAGATGTTTCTCATATTGGATATAAAAATGGCAAGCCAGTCATGGTGGTATTACTAGAACATTTCCACTCTGCACACTCTATTTATCGTACACACTCAACCTCTATGATTGCTGCTCGCGAACATTTCTATTTAATTGGTTTGGGTGGCGAAGCGGTAGATAAAGCGGGGCAAGATGTTTTTGATGAATTTCACCTTTTGAAAGGCGATAGTATTTTTGACAAATTACTTTTTGTGAAAAATATTTGTGAAAAAGAAGGTGCATCCATTTTATATATGCCAAGTATTGGAATGGATTTAAATACTATTTTTGCAAGCAATACCCGTTTAGCACCAATTCAAGCAGTGGCTTTAGGGCATCCTGCGACAACGCATTCAGAATTTATTGAATACGTTATTGTTGAAGATGACTATGTTGGCTCAGAAGCGTGTTTTAGTGAAACATTATTGCGTTTACCAAAAGATGCTCTACCTTATGTTCCATCTGCACTAGCGCCGACGAACGTAGAATACCGTTTACGTGAAAATCCAGAAGTGGTAAACATTGGTATTGCTTCAACTACGATGAAGCTAAACCCCTACTTCTTGGAAGCGTTAAAAGCGATTCGTGATCGTGCCAAAGTGAAAGTACATTTCCATTTTGCACTAGGTCAATCAAGCGGTGTTACACATCCTTATGTAGAAAAATTTATTAAGAGCTTCCTAGGGGATAGTGCAACAGCACATCCACACACACCATATCATCAATATCTCTCAATTCTGCATAACTGCGATATGATGGTGAATCCATTCCCATTCGGGAATACGAATGGCATCATTGATATGGTAACTTTAGGTTTAGTGGGTATCTGTAAAACAGGCCCAGAAGTTCATGAACATATTGATGAAGGCCTATTTAAACGTTTAGGCTTACCTGAATGGTTAATTGCGAATACTGTAGATGAATATGTTGAACGTGCGATCCGTTTAGCAGAAAATCATCAAGAGCGTTTAGAGCTTCGCCGTCATATTATTGAAAATAATGGATTAAAAACATTATTTACGGGTGATCCGCGTCCAATGGGTCGTGTATTCTTAGCAAAATTAAATGAGTGGGCGGCAGAGCATAAAGTGGAATTAACTTTACTTGCTGAATCTCAAGCATTACTTCCTGCAAAAGAAGAGGCCCCAAAGAAAACTGTAGCAAAAAAAGCGTCGGAGAAAAAAGCACCAGAGAAAAAAGCTGAAACAGTAGCTAAAAAGCCTAGTGCAAAAAAAAGCTCTCCGCTTAAAGATGCAGCTGAAAAGCTCAAAAAGAAATAA
- the rimO gene encoding 30S ribosomal protein S12 methylthiotransferase RimO, with amino-acid sequence MSSSPNIGFVSLGCPKNLVDSERILTELRSDGYNIISSYEGADLVIVNTCGFIDSAVQESLESIGEALEANGKVIVTGCLGAKENQIREVHPKVLEITGPHSYEAVMKHVHKYVPKPEYNPYVSLVPKQGIKLTPKHYAYLKISEGCDHRCTFCIIPSMRGDLDSRPIVQVLDEAKRLVDSGVKELLIVSQDTSAYALDKKREEGSKTVFWNGMPIKNNLITLCEQLGSMGVWVRLHYVYPYPHVDDLIPLMAQGKLLPYLDIPLQHASPRILKAMKRPGSIDRTLERIKKWREICPDLTLRSTFIVGFPGETEEDFQMLLDFLKEAQLDRVGCFKFSPVDGAVATEMEDQVPEEVKEERFHRFMQLQQQISADRLQQKIGRTLSVIVDEIDEEGIIGRSMADAPEIDGVVYVDNLSGAEVKVGQIISVTITQADEYDLWGTC; translated from the coding sequence ATGAGTTCATCACCAAATATTGGTTTTGTGAGCCTAGGCTGTCCGAAAAACTTAGTGGATTCGGAACGTATTTTGACTGAGCTTCGCTCAGACGGTTACAACATTATTTCTAGTTACGAAGGCGCAGATTTAGTGATTGTCAATACTTGTGGGTTTATTGACAGTGCTGTACAAGAGTCTTTGGAAAGTATTGGCGAAGCACTAGAAGCTAATGGCAAAGTGATTGTGACAGGCTGTTTAGGTGCAAAAGAGAACCAAATTCGTGAGGTTCATCCAAAAGTCTTGGAAATTACAGGACCACATAGTTATGAAGCGGTTATGAAGCACGTTCATAAATATGTGCCTAAGCCTGAATATAACCCTTACGTTAGCCTTGTACCTAAACAGGGAATCAAGTTAACCCCGAAACATTATGCTTATTTGAAAATTTCGGAAGGTTGCGATCACCGTTGTACATTCTGCATCATTCCATCTATGCGTGGCGATTTAGATAGTCGCCCAATTGTACAAGTTTTAGATGAAGCGAAACGTTTAGTCGATTCTGGTGTCAAAGAGCTACTGATTGTGTCTCAAGACACCTCTGCATATGCTTTAGATAAGAAAAGAGAAGAAGGCTCTAAAACGGTTTTCTGGAACGGTATGCCAATCAAAAATAACTTAATCACCCTCTGTGAACAGCTTGGATCAATGGGTGTTTGGGTTCGTTTGCATTATGTTTACCCGTATCCACACGTGGATGACCTTATTCCATTGATGGCTCAAGGAAAACTTCTGCCTTATTTGGATATCCCGTTACAACACGCAAGTCCAAGAATTCTTAAAGCGATGAAACGCCCTGGATCGATTGACCGCACTTTAGAACGCATTAAAAAATGGCGTGAAATCTGCCCTGATTTAACCTTGCGTTCAACATTTATCGTTGGTTTCCCTGGGGAAACAGAAGAAGATTTCCAAATGTTATTGGATTTCTTAAAAGAAGCACAATTAGATCGTGTCGGTTGCTTTAAATTCAGCCCTGTTGATGGTGCTGTTGCAACTGAAATGGAAGATCAAGTGCCAGAAGAGGTGAAAGAAGAACGCTTCCACCGCTTTATGCAATTACAACAACAAATTTCAGCAGATCGTTTACAACAGAAAATTGGCAGAACCTTGTCAGTGATTGTCGATGAAATTGATGAAGAAGGAATAATTGGTCGCTCAATGGCGGATGCCCCTGAGATTGATGGCGTTGTCTATGTAGATAACCTTTCAGGTGCAGAAGTGAAAGTGGGTCAAATTATTTCAGTAACCATTACCCAAGCAGATGAATATGATCTGTGGGGAACTTGTTAA
- the mtnN gene encoding 5'-methylthioadenosine/S-adenosylhomocysteine nucleosidase produces the protein MKIGIIGAMEQEVKILLGYMSEPKLTDIAGCKIYEGKINNVQVALLQSGIGKTAAAVGTTLLLQLTKPDMIINTGSAGGLDVNLNVGDIVISSEVRHHDVDVTAFGYEKGQLPANPAAFMANEQLIQIALKEVQKANFNTSLGLICSGDLFVNGSEMIARIRHDFPLVKAVEMEAASIAQVCHAFNIPFVVVRAISDVADKESHLSFDEFLPLAAEKSSEIVLAMLNNFA, from the coding sequence ATGAAAATTGGCATTATTGGTGCAATGGAACAAGAAGTAAAAATTTTATTAGGCTATATGTCAGAACCTAAATTAACGGACATTGCAGGGTGTAAAATTTACGAAGGTAAAATTAATAATGTGCAAGTGGCATTGCTTCAATCAGGTATTGGCAAAACAGCGGCAGCAGTAGGAACAACCTTATTATTACAATTAACCAAACCCGATATGATTATTAACACAGGATCTGCGGGCGGATTAGACGTTAATTTGAATGTAGGAGACATTGTTATCTCAAGCGAAGTGCGTCATCATGATGTAGATGTGACAGCTTTTGGTTATGAAAAAGGGCAATTACCCGCAAATCCTGCGGCATTTATGGCTAACGAACAATTAATTCAAATTGCATTAAAAGAAGTACAGAAAGCAAATTTTAATACTTCTCTCGGATTAATTTGTAGTGGCGATCTGTTTGTCAATGGCAGTGAAATGATTGCACGTATTCGTCATGATTTCCCACTGGTTAAAGCGGTTGAAATGGAAGCGGCTTCTATTGCACAAGTTTGTCATGCTTTTAACATTCCGTTTGTGGTAGTTCGTGCAATTTCAGATGTTGCAGATAAAGAATCTCATCTTTCATTTGATGAATTTTTACCTCTTGCTGCTGAAAAATCCTCCGAAATTGTGTTAGCCATGTTGAATAATTTTGCCTAA
- a CDS encoding thiol:disulfide interchange protein DsbA/DsbL, with translation MKQKLMLLISIIGLLGSSFAETATETAKEPLFKDGKGYYSYKKPLALTLPSDNKVLITYFYQYGCNVCLNADDALKQYAARNADRVVLQRYPAVNKDDHLTLAFDSIFKALGKPELSDQYLFDSADTKDKLLKNNTEIKRWLTKNGISEEQFQYLLNSDSTKQIANQSKNMNIQYSPIMPPMAILNGKYILVKDTLYNDDYTFAVLDFLVDKLQKEQENK, from the coding sequence ATGAAACAAAAATTAATGTTATTGATCAGTATTATCGGGTTATTAGGTTCCAGTTTTGCAGAAACAGCAACAGAAACAGCGAAAGAACCTTTATTTAAAGATGGTAAGGGATATTATTCCTATAAAAAACCGTTAGCATTAACGTTACCTTCGGACAATAAAGTCTTGATTACTTATTTTTATCAATATGGGTGCAATGTTTGTTTAAATGCGGATGATGCATTAAAACAATATGCGGCACGTAATGCGGATCGCGTGGTATTACAACGATATCCTGCCGTTAACAAAGATGATCATCTCACATTAGCATTTGACTCTATCTTTAAAGCATTAGGCAAACCCGAATTAAGCGATCAGTATTTATTTGATAGTGCAGACACAAAAGATAAATTGCTGAAAAACAATACTGAAATCAAACGTTGGCTTACGAAAAATGGAATTAGCGAAGAGCAATTCCAGTATTTGTTAAATTCAGACAGTACAAAACAAATTGCGAATCAAAGTAAAAATATGAATATTCAATATTCCCCAATTATGCCACCGATGGCTATATTGAATGGAAAATACATACTAGTGAAGGATACGCTTTATAATGACGACTATACCTTTGCGGTATTAGATTTTTTAGTGGATAAATTACAAAAAGAACAGGAGAACAAATAA